From Leptospira kirschneri serovar Cynopteri str. 3522 CT, one genomic window encodes:
- the carA gene encoding glutamine-hydrolyzing carbamoyl-phosphate synthase small subunit, with protein MKAFLVLDNGTIFEGESFGYETESVGEIVFNTSMAGYQEILTDPSYCNQIITLTYPMIGNYGIHPDNMESSKIQASGLIVKEYVDLPSNFKSEKTLSQFLKEYKIPAIQGIDTRKLTRYIRTNGSPNGGIFVAPKYSPSFLEKVKSFPGIINADLAKVVTTSTKYIFGTHTGKKFKLAVYDYGVKTNILRLLDANGFAVTVYPAKTSAEEIMKEGTDAFFLSNGPGDPAPLDYAISSTQKIMEKGYPLFGICLGHQIIGLSLGKKTEKMKFGHRGGNQPVKNLETGQVEITSQNHGFAVIDDQKSDEPISFLNLNDHTVEGILKSGYPLLTVQYHPESAPGPNDSRYLFQKFYELVEKTKRG; from the coding sequence ATGAAAGCGTTCTTAGTTCTTGATAACGGAACAATCTTCGAAGGTGAGTCCTTCGGCTACGAAACTGAATCCGTTGGTGAAATTGTTTTTAATACTTCTATGGCGGGTTATCAAGAGATTCTAACGGATCCTTCTTACTGTAATCAGATCATTACACTGACTTATCCTATGATCGGGAACTACGGAATTCATCCTGATAATATGGAATCTTCTAAAATTCAAGCGAGCGGTCTGATCGTTAAAGAATACGTGGATCTACCTTCTAATTTTAAATCCGAAAAAACGTTATCTCAGTTTCTAAAAGAATATAAAATTCCAGCCATCCAGGGAATAGACACTCGTAAACTGACTCGATATATCCGTACAAACGGTTCTCCTAACGGTGGGATTTTTGTGGCTCCGAAATATTCCCCTTCTTTTTTAGAAAAGGTAAAATCGTTTCCTGGAATTATCAACGCAGATCTGGCTAAGGTAGTAACTACTTCTACTAAATATATCTTTGGAACTCATACCGGTAAAAAATTCAAACTCGCAGTTTATGACTATGGTGTAAAAACAAACATACTACGCCTTTTAGACGCGAACGGTTTTGCGGTAACGGTTTATCCCGCAAAAACTTCCGCAGAAGAGATTATGAAAGAAGGAACCGACGCGTTTTTCCTTTCGAACGGCCCCGGAGATCCCGCTCCTTTAGATTACGCGATTTCCTCAACTCAAAAGATTATGGAAAAAGGATACCCACTTTTTGGAATCTGTCTGGGTCATCAAATCATCGGACTTTCTTTAGGAAAAAAAACGGAAAAGATGAAATTCGGTCATAGAGGTGGAAACCAACCGGTCAAAAATCTTGAGACCGGTCAGGTAGAAATTACTTCGCAAAATCACGGTTTTGCGGTAATAGACGACCAGAAATCGGATGAACCTATTTCCTTTCTGAATCTGAACGATCACACTGTAGAAGGAATTTTAAAATCCGGTTATCCTTTATTGACCGTTCAGTATCATCCAGAAAGTGCTCCTGGTCCAAACGATTCGCGGTATCTATTTCAAAAATTTTATGAGCTGGTAGAAAAAACAAAAAGAGGTTAA